Proteins encoded together in one Tripterygium wilfordii isolate XIE 37 chromosome 14, ASM1340144v1, whole genome shotgun sequence window:
- the LOC120014480 gene encoding protein SHORT-ROOT-like produces the protein MDTLFRLVSNLQQQNQQQSDQLSFNNSTSRTSSSSRSSRQQHNHHIQEDEECFNFFMDEEDFSSSSSRHYNVYPYHHQTTPTTTTTSTPTPSRSHHSHHAFDSSTPTTTTTLDSTPFSFDFSGKWASDILLETARAIAEKNSIKLQQLMWMLNELSSPYGDTEQKLTSYFLQALFSRMTDSGLRCYNTLSSASDKTCSFESTRKTVLKFQEVSPWTTFGHVASNGAIIESFEGENKLHIIDFSNTYCTQWPTLLESLATRSDETPHLRLTTVVVTKNDAVVGSGKVMKEIGSRMEKFARLMGVPFKFNVVNHFGDLSDLNFGDLDVRDDEALAINCVGTLHSITAVDDRRDYLISNFRRLNPRIVTVVEEEADLDVGVDGLEFVNGFQDCLRFFRVYFESLDESFPRASNERLMLERGAGRAIVDLVACQPSDSIERRECATRWARRLLGGGFSPAAFSDEICDDVHALLRRYKEGWSMTQSTTDTAGIFLSWKDQPVVWASAWRP, from the coding sequence ATGGATACCTTGTTTAGATTAGTTAGTAATCTTCAACAGCAAAACCAACAGCAGTCTGATCAATTGTCTTTCAATAACTCCACCAGCAGAACCTCCAGCAGCTCTAGATCCTCCAGACAACAGCATAACCACCATATACAAGAAGACGAAGAATGCTTCAACTTTTTCATGGATGAAGAAGACTTCTCCTCGTCTTCTTCTAGACACTACAACGTCTATCCTTATCATCACCAAACCACCCCCACCACTACCACCACAAGCACTCCCACTCCCTCTCGCTCTCACCACTCACATCATGCCTTTGACTCCTCCactcccaccaccaccaccacacttGACAGTACACCATTCTCCTTCGACTTCTCCGGCAAGTGGGCTTCCGATATCCTTCTAGAAACCGCACGAGCAATCGCGGAAAAGAACAGCATCAAACTCCAACAACTCATGTGGATGCTCAACGAATTAAGCTCCCCTTACGGCGACACCGAACAGAAACTCACCTCCTACTTCCTCCAGGCCTTGTTCAGTCGCATGACCGACTCCGGCCTCCGATGCTACAACACTCTATCCTCAGCGTCGGACAAAACCTGCTCCTTTGAATCAACAAGGAAGACAGTACTCAAATTCCAAGAGGTAAGCCCTTGGACTACATTCGGTCACGTAGCATCCAACGGCGCAATCATCGAAtccttcgaaggagaaaacaagcTCCACATAATCGATTTCAGTAACACATACTGCACTCAATGGCCTACTCTTCTCGAATCCCTAGCGACTCGTTCCGACGAAACCCCACATTTGAGGCTAACGACGGTCGTCGTTACCAAAAACGACGCCGTTGTGGGATCTGGTAAAGTAATGAAGGAGATCGGGAGTAGAATGGAGAAATTCGCGAGGCTTATGGGGGTTCCTTTCAAGTTCAATGTCGTGAATCATTTTGGGGATTTGTCTGATTTGAATTTTGGGGATTTGGATGTTAGGGATGATGAAGCCCTAGCGATTAATTGTGTGGGGACACTGCATTCAATCACGGCCGTTGATGATAGACGAGATTATTTGATCTCGAATTTTAGGAGATTGAATCCGAGGATCGTGACCGTTGTTGAAGAAGAGGCCGATCTTGATGTGGGCGTTGATGGGCTGGAGTTTGTTAATGGATTTCAGGACTGTTTGAGATTTTTCAGGGTTTATTTTGAGTCGTTGGATGAGAGTTTTCCGAGGGCGAGTAACGAACGGTTGATGCTTGAGAGAGGTGCCGGGAGGGCGATCGTTGACTTGGTGGCGTGTCAACCGTCTGATTCGATCGAAAGGCGAGAATGCGCCACGCGCTGGGCGAGGAGGTTGCTTGGAGGTGGGTTTAGTCCTGCGGCGTTTAGTGACGAGATTTGTGATGATGTACACGCCTTGTTGAGAAGGTATAAGGAGGGTTGGTCAATGACACAGTCAACCACGGATACCGCCGGAATATTCTTGTCGTGGAAGGACCAGCCGGTGGTTTGGGCTAGTGCATGGAGACCTTGA